A DNA window from Bradyrhizobium sp. CCBAU 53421 contains the following coding sequences:
- a CDS encoding LysR family transcriptional regulator — protein MSRTDTNRSGEMDVFVRVVDLGGFTAAANSLRLTPSGVSKLVSRLETRLGTRLVNRTTRKLQLTEEGQAFYQRAQRILADIDEAEREAASCVPRGHLTVNSNIPFGMLHVMPLLPRFMREHPDITLDIVLTDTLVDLMQARADVAIRVGPLGASRLIARKLGTSRMVVVAAPSYLARFGTPKTPADLAAHRGIGWTFPRSIRGWPFRRAEKIEEALPPPVARVSDGEAARQLTLGGTGLGRLALFHIGPDIEAGRLVPVLQNLNPGDREDIHAVYVGHAGPLPARVRAFIDFLASNIRIGDPALRRGADGKWKIVGDK, from the coding sequence ATGTCCCGAACAGACACCAACCGCTCCGGGGAGATGGACGTGTTCGTCCGCGTCGTCGATCTCGGCGGCTTCACGGCGGCCGCGAACAGCCTGCGCCTGACGCCATCGGGCGTCAGCAAGCTGGTCTCCCGGCTCGAGACCCGGCTCGGCACGCGGCTGGTCAACCGCACCACCCGCAAGCTGCAACTGACGGAGGAGGGCCAGGCCTTCTACCAGCGCGCCCAGCGCATCCTCGCCGATATCGACGAGGCCGAACGCGAGGCCGCCTCATGCGTGCCGCGCGGCCATCTCACCGTGAACAGCAACATCCCGTTCGGCATGCTGCATGTGATGCCGCTGCTGCCGCGCTTCATGCGCGAGCATCCCGACATCACGCTCGACATCGTGCTGACCGACACGCTGGTCGATCTGATGCAGGCGCGCGCCGACGTCGCGATCCGCGTCGGCCCGCTCGGCGCCTCGCGGCTGATCGCGCGCAAGCTCGGCACCAGCCGCATGGTGGTGGTCGCAGCACCCTCCTACCTCGCGCGCTTCGGCACCCCAAAGACGCCGGCCGACCTCGCCGCGCATCGCGGCATCGGCTGGACCTTTCCGCGCAGCATCCGCGGCTGGCCGTTCCGCCGCGCCGAGAAGATCGAGGAGGCGTTGCCGCCGCCGGTCGCCCGCGTCAGCGACGGCGAAGCCGCGCGCCAGCTCACGCTCGGCGGTACTGGGCTCGGACGGCTGGCGCTGTTCCACATCGGTCCCGACATCGAGGCCGGGCGTCTGGTGCCGGTGCTGCAAAATCTCAATCCCGGCGATCGCGAGGACATCCATGCGGTCTATGTCGGCCACGCCGGCCCGCTGCCGGCCCGGGTGCGCGCCTTCATCGATTTTCTCGCAAGC
- a CDS encoding MFS transporter, with translation MPAAVLALTAGAFGIGTTEFLIMGLLLQVAADMHVSVSAAGLLISGYALGVFVGAPILTLGTRRMPRKAVLLALMAIFTLGNAACALAPNYELLMAARILTSLAHGTFFGVGSVVATSLVPEDKRASAIATMFIGLTVATLLGVPFGAWFGLMLGWRAAFWAVAVIGVVAFIVLAMLVPGHVGANDKPAPLRDELAVLGRPQVLLGLAMTVFGFGGLFAVFTYVQPILTRLTGFSDAAVSPILLVFGAGLAIGNVAGGRLADKGLARALLVSLGGLAAVLVVLAAVVSIKALAVALLFILGIAAFATVAPLQLRVLEAAGVEGRTLASSLNIAAFNLGNALGAWAGGVAIDRGLGLGALPLVAAVITAVGLLLALWSLRLDRPVVLATQCAAE, from the coding sequence ATGCCTGCTGCAGTCCTTGCCTTGACCGCCGGTGCCTTTGGCATCGGCACCACCGAATTCCTCATCATGGGCCTGTTGCTGCAGGTCGCCGCCGACATGCACGTGTCGGTATCGGCGGCGGGGCTGCTGATTTCCGGCTACGCGCTCGGCGTGTTCGTCGGCGCGCCGATCCTGACGCTCGGAACGCGGCGGATGCCGCGCAAGGCGGTGCTGCTGGCGCTGATGGCGATCTTCACGCTCGGCAACGCCGCCTGCGCGCTGGCGCCGAACTACGAACTGCTGATGGCAGCGCGCATTCTCACGTCACTGGCGCACGGCACCTTCTTCGGCGTCGGCTCGGTGGTCGCGACGAGCCTCGTGCCGGAAGACAAGCGTGCGTCGGCGATCGCCACGATGTTCATCGGGCTGACGGTCGCAACCTTGCTCGGCGTTCCCTTCGGCGCCTGGTTCGGCCTGATGCTCGGCTGGCGCGCAGCGTTCTGGGCGGTCGCCGTAATCGGCGTGGTCGCGTTCATCGTACTGGCGATGCTGGTGCCCGGCCATGTCGGCGCCAACGACAAGCCCGCGCCGCTGCGCGATGAACTCGCCGTGCTCGGCCGCCCGCAGGTGCTGCTTGGCCTTGCGATGACGGTGTTCGGCTTCGGCGGCCTGTTCGCGGTCTTCACCTATGTGCAGCCGATCCTGACCCGGCTCACCGGATTCTCCGACGCCGCGGTGTCGCCGATCCTCCTGGTGTTCGGCGCCGGCCTTGCGATCGGCAACGTCGCGGGCGGCCGGCTCGCCGACAAGGGACTTGCCCGGGCGTTGCTGGTGTCGCTCGGCGGCCTCGCCGCCGTGCTCGTGGTGCTGGCGGCGGTGGTCTCGATCAAGGCGCTGGCGGTGGCGCTGCTGTTCATTCTCGGCATCGCCGCGTTCGCGACCGTCGCGCCGCTGCAGCTCCGTGTGCTGGAAGCCGCCGGTGTCGAAGGGCGGACGCTGGCCTCCAGCCTGAACATCGCGGCTTTCAATCTCGGCAACGCGCTCGGCGCCTGGGCCGGCGGCGTCGCCATCGATCGCGGCCTCGGTCTCGGCGCGCTGCCGCTGGTCGCCGCCGTCATCACCGCGGTCGGACTCTTGCTCGCGCTGTGGAGCCTGCGCCTCGACCGGCCGGTCGTCCTCGCCACGCAGTGCGCGGCCGAATGA
- a CDS encoding aldo/keto reductase, which yields MDYRNLGASGLKVPVLSFGTGTFGGQGPLFSAWGRSGIDEARRLIDICLEAGANLFDTADVYSNGASEEILGAAIKGRRDKVLISTKTGLPMGDGPLDAGTSRHRLVAAVDAALKRLNTDYIDLLQLHAFDAFTPVDEVLSTLDALVRAGKLRYVGASNFSGWHLMKSLGVAERHGWPRYVAHQVYYSLVGRDYESELMPLALDQGVGALVWSPLGWGRLTGKIRRGQPLPKTSRLHETAQFGPAVDDEKLYAIVDALDVVAGETGRSVPQVAIAWLLTRPSVSSVILGARDETQLRDNLGAVGWSLSAVQIARLDKASAVMPAYPYYPYRIQEGFARLNPPPV from the coding sequence ATGGACTATCGCAATCTCGGCGCGTCCGGCCTGAAGGTCCCGGTGCTCAGCTTCGGCACCGGCACGTTCGGCGGCCAGGGACCCCTGTTCTCGGCCTGGGGCCGCAGCGGCATCGATGAGGCGCGGCGGCTGATCGACATCTGTCTCGAGGCCGGCGCCAATCTGTTCGACACCGCCGATGTCTATTCCAACGGCGCGTCGGAAGAGATCCTCGGCGCCGCGATCAAGGGCCGCCGCGACAAGGTCTTGATCTCGACCAAGACCGGCCTGCCGATGGGCGACGGTCCGCTCGATGCCGGCACGTCGCGCCATCGTCTTGTCGCGGCCGTCGACGCCGCGCTGAAGCGGCTCAACACCGACTATATCGACCTGTTGCAGCTTCACGCCTTCGATGCCTTCACGCCGGTCGACGAGGTGCTGTCGACGCTCGATGCCCTGGTGCGCGCCGGCAAGCTGCGCTACGTCGGCGCCTCGAATTTCTCCGGCTGGCACCTGATGAAATCGCTCGGTGTCGCCGAGCGGCACGGTTGGCCGCGCTACGTCGCGCACCAGGTGTATTACTCGCTGGTCGGCCGCGACTATGAATCGGAGCTGATGCCGCTCGCGCTCGACCAGGGCGTCGGCGCGCTGGTCTGGAGTCCGCTCGGCTGGGGCCGACTCACCGGCAAGATCAGGCGCGGGCAGCCGCTGCCGAAAACCAGCCGTTTGCACGAGACCGCGCAGTTCGGGCCGGCGGTCGATGACGAGAAGCTGTACGCGATCGTCGACGCGCTGGACGTTGTGGCCGGCGAGACCGGCCGCAGCGTGCCGCAGGTCGCGATTGCCTGGCTGCTGACGCGGCCAAGCGTGTCCTCGGTGATCCTCGGCGCCCGCGATGAGACGCAGCTGCGTGACAATCTCGGCGCAGTCGGATGGTCGCTCTCGGCAGTGCAGATCGCGCGCCTCGACAAAGCGAGTGCGGTGATGCCGGCCTATCCATACTACCCCTACCGAATCCAGGAAGGGTTCGCGCGGCTCAATCCGCCGCCGGTGTAA
- a CDS encoding helix-turn-helix transcriptional regulator has translation MGQLITVEELPRYAPGEMKLDSASVGRSDFRLRIFRYEPSDIWVPPSENFLLVLYRDGVTAMNRRVTGAWKQDHVGRGVTSLLTRAEPSSWHWKNDIEVTHFYIAPALMMKTASDAFDRDAEAVELHDLLKAEDPMLTWINDQMVQEVAAGGPGGRLCYDALALQASVHILRKYAAIEFKMPCAQGRFRPAHARLIEDYIEQNIFRNITLEELANICNCTPIQFARKFRAHYGTRPHAYVLRRKVEHACQHLRKDRVALKEIALLSGFADQSHLNRVFRQHMNVTPAEYRRQVCERSAQG, from the coding sequence ATGGGCCAGTTGATCACGGTCGAGGAGCTGCCGCGCTACGCTCCCGGAGAGATGAAGCTGGACAGCGCCTCGGTCGGGAGGAGCGACTTCCGGCTGCGGATATTCCGCTATGAACCGTCGGACATCTGGGTTCCGCCGTCGGAAAACTTCCTGCTCGTGCTGTATCGCGACGGCGTGACGGCGATGAACCGGCGCGTCACCGGTGCGTGGAAGCAGGATCACGTCGGCCGCGGCGTCACATCGCTATTGACCCGCGCCGAGCCATCGAGCTGGCACTGGAAGAACGACATCGAGGTCACCCATTTCTATATCGCGCCTGCCCTCATGATGAAGACCGCGAGCGATGCCTTCGATCGCGACGCCGAAGCGGTCGAACTTCACGACCTGCTCAAGGCAGAAGATCCGATGCTGACCTGGATCAACGACCAGATGGTTCAGGAGGTCGCCGCAGGCGGCCCGGGCGGACGCCTCTGCTACGACGCGCTGGCGCTGCAAGCCAGCGTGCATATCCTGCGGAAATATGCGGCGATCGAGTTCAAGATGCCGTGCGCGCAAGGGCGCTTTCGCCCGGCGCATGCGCGGCTGATCGAGGACTATATCGAGCAGAACATCTTCCGGAACATCACGCTGGAGGAGCTGGCGAACATCTGCAATTGCACGCCGATCCAGTTCGCCCGCAAATTCCGCGCACATTACGGCACGCGGCCGCATGCCTATGTCCTGCGGCGCAAGGTGGAGCACGCGTGCCAGCATCTGCGCAAGGACCGCGTGGCGCTGAAGGAGATCGCGCTGCTGAGCGGCTTTGCCGATCAAAGCCATCTCAATCGCGTGTTCCGGCAGCACATGAACGTCACGCCGGCGGAATACCGCCGGCAGGTCTGCGAACGTTCCGCGCAGGGGTGA
- a CDS encoding NAD(P)/FAD-dependent oxidoreductase: protein MTETVTRSNGSNGARATTKLDAVVVGAGVAGLYQLFRLREQGLSVRAIDAGSSVGGTWYWNRYPGARFDSEGHTYQYLFSEDLYKGWSWTERFPGQPEIERWLNYVADRLDLRKDIQFGTTVKSAHFNEATQRWQVATDKGEVIDAQFLVTCCGMLSAPHVSFPGQETFKGELFHTARWPKGPIELAGKRVGVVGNGATGIQVIQSIAGEVGHLKVFIRTPQYIIPMKNPKWDAADAEAYKSKFKFLTERLPKTFTGFEFDFEHAWADLTPQQRRQVIEDCWNDGSLKLWVSSFAELFFDEAVNAEITEFVREKMRERIRDPKLCEQLIPSDYGFGTHRVPLESNFLEAFHRPNVEIVSVKNNPILRITPEGIQTADGTVHAFDVIILATGFDAGTGALTRIDIRGREGRSLKDDWGRDIRTTMGLQVHGYPNLFTTAVPLAPSAALCNMTTCLQQQVEWIADCIKYLRGKNLNVIEPTRDTEDQWVAHHDETANATLIAKTNSWYLGSNVEGKPRRVLSYCGGVGTYRQKCDEVAASGYQGFAMQ from the coding sequence ATGACCGAGACCGTCACAAGGTCGAATGGAAGCAATGGTGCGCGTGCAACGACCAAGCTCGACGCCGTGGTCGTCGGCGCCGGCGTCGCCGGTCTTTATCAACTGTTCCGCCTGCGCGAGCAGGGGCTGAGCGTCAGGGCGATCGATGCCGGGTCAAGCGTCGGCGGCACTTGGTACTGGAACCGCTATCCCGGCGCTCGCTTCGATTCCGAAGGCCATACCTATCAGTACCTGTTCTCCGAGGACCTGTACAAAGGCTGGAGCTGGACCGAGCGGTTCCCGGGCCAGCCGGAGATCGAGCGCTGGCTGAATTATGTCGCCGACCGCCTCGACCTCAGGAAGGACATCCAGTTCGGCACCACGGTGAAGAGTGCACACTTCAACGAGGCGACGCAGCGATGGCAGGTCGCGACGGACAAGGGCGAGGTGATCGATGCACAGTTCCTGGTCACCTGCTGCGGCATGCTGTCGGCCCCGCACGTGTCCTTCCCGGGACAGGAGACATTCAAGGGTGAGCTGTTCCACACCGCGCGCTGGCCCAAGGGACCCATCGAGCTTGCCGGCAAACGCGTCGGCGTGGTCGGCAACGGCGCGACAGGGATCCAGGTGATCCAGTCGATCGCCGGCGAGGTCGGTCATCTCAAGGTGTTCATCCGCACCCCGCAATACATCATCCCGATGAAGAACCCGAAGTGGGACGCGGCGGACGCCGAGGCCTACAAGTCGAAGTTCAAATTCCTGACCGAACGGCTGCCGAAGACATTCACCGGCTTCGAATTCGATTTCGAGCACGCCTGGGCCGACCTGACGCCGCAGCAGCGCCGTCAGGTGATTGAGGACTGCTGGAATGACGGATCGCTCAAATTGTGGGTCTCATCATTTGCCGAACTGTTCTTCGACGAAGCCGTCAACGCCGAGATCACCGAATTCGTGCGCGAGAAGATGCGTGAGCGGATCAGGGATCCCAAACTGTGCGAACAGCTAATTCCGTCCGATTACGGCTTCGGCACGCACCGGGTGCCGTTGGAGAGCAATTTCCTCGAGGCCTTCCACCGTCCCAATGTCGAGATCGTCAGTGTCAAGAACAATCCGATCCTCCGCATCACGCCTGAGGGCATCCAGACCGCCGATGGCACGGTGCACGCGTTCGACGTCATCATCCTGGCCACCGGATTCGACGCCGGAACGGGGGCGTTGACGCGGATCGACATCCGCGGTCGCGAAGGGCGATCGCTGAAGGATGATTGGGGCAGGGACATCCGCACCACGATGGGCTTGCAGGTTCATGGCTATCCGAACCTGTTCACGACAGCGGTGCCGCTCGCGCCATCGGCCGCGCTTTGCAACATGACCACCTGCCTGCAGCAGCAGGTCGAGTGGATCGCCGATTGCATCAAGTATTTGCGCGGCAAGAACCTGAACGTGATCGAGCCGACCAGGGATACCGAGGATCAGTGGGTGGCGCATCACGACGAGACCGCCAACGCAACGCTGATCGCCAAGACCAACTCCTGGTACCTCGGCTCGAATGTCGAGGGCAAGCCGCGCCGGGTGCTGTCCTATTGCGGCGGCGTCGGCACCTATCGCCAGAAATGCGACGAGGTCGCCGCGAGCGGCTATCAGGGCTTTGCCATGCAGTAG
- a CDS encoding serine hydrolase translates to MSTNFGAAADAILDGVVTSNPRVPGVVAMVTDRHRNIYEGAAGKRRLDQPADMTTDSVFAIFSTTKAITGTAVLQLVEEGKLDLDAPAKTYAPDLGKLQVIEGFDDKGEPRLRAPKRDITTRMLMVHSAGLGYDFINHTYNRLAQEKGQPSVITASKASLMTPLLFDPGERWEYGTNMDWCGQIVESIAGRRLGEVFKTRIFEPLGILDTAFELTDAMRRKLAGIHARNADGSLTPMDFELPANPEIHMGGHGLYGTIGDYMRFIRMWLNDGAGGHGRVLKAETVRMAEKNHLGNNKVTAITGVITSLANDAEFFPGQSKSWALSFMINDEQAPTGRPAGALGWAGLANLFYWIDRQNGFGGFWATQILPFGDPTSFIGYINFETAFYEALRLRKAG, encoded by the coding sequence ATGAGCACGAATTTTGGTGCGGCAGCAGATGCGATTCTCGACGGCGTCGTGACATCCAACCCGCGCGTTCCCGGCGTCGTTGCCATGGTGACCGACCGCCACCGCAACATCTACGAAGGCGCGGCCGGCAAGCGCCGCCTCGACCAACCGGCGGACATGACGACCGACAGTGTGTTTGCCATCTTCTCGACCACCAAGGCGATCACCGGGACGGCGGTCCTGCAACTCGTCGAGGAAGGCAAGCTCGATCTCGACGCGCCGGCCAAGACCTACGCGCCCGACCTCGGCAAGCTCCAGGTCATCGAGGGCTTCGACGACAAGGGCGAGCCGCGACTGCGTGCGCCGAAACGCGACATCACGACACGCATGTTGATGGTCCACAGCGCCGGCCTCGGCTACGACTTCATCAATCACACCTATAATCGCCTCGCGCAGGAGAAGGGGCAGCCCAGCGTGATCACGGCGTCCAAGGCTTCGTTGATGACGCCGCTGTTGTTCGATCCCGGCGAGCGATGGGAGTACGGCACCAACATGGATTGGTGCGGCCAGATCGTCGAGTCGATCGCCGGCCGCCGGCTCGGCGAGGTCTTCAAGACACGGATCTTCGAGCCGCTCGGAATCCTGGACACGGCCTTCGAGCTCACCGACGCGATGCGTCGCAAGCTCGCCGGCATTCACGCCCGCAACGCCGACGGCTCGCTCACGCCGATGGATTTCGAGCTGCCGGCCAATCCGGAGATCCATATGGGCGGCCACGGGCTCTACGGCACGATCGGCGACTACATGCGCTTCATCCGGATGTGGCTGAACGACGGCGCCGGCGGGCATGGCCGGGTCCTGAAGGCCGAGACCGTGCGGATGGCGGAGAAGAACCATCTCGGCAACAACAAGGTCACCGCGATCACCGGCGTGATCACCTCGCTCGCCAACGACGCCGAGTTCTTCCCCGGCCAGTCGAAATCATGGGCGCTCAGCTTCATGATCAATGACGAGCAAGCTCCGACCGGCCGCCCCGCCGGTGCGCTCGGCTGGGCCGGTCTTGCCAATTTGTTCTACTGGATCGATCGTCAGAACGGCTTCGGCGGATTCTGGGCGACGCAGATCCTGCCGTTTGGCGATCCGACATCC